The proteins below are encoded in one region of Saccopteryx leptura isolate mSacLep1 chromosome 1, mSacLep1_pri_phased_curated, whole genome shotgun sequence:
- the NMRK2 gene encoding nicotinamide riboside kinase 2 — protein sequence MKYIVGIGGMTNGGKTTLTNSLLKVLPNCCVIHQDDFFKPQDQIAVGEDGFKQWDVLESLDMEAMLNTVQAWVSNPRKFARSHGVSIQPNTLDTHILILEGFLLYSYKPLVDFYSQRYFLTVPYEECKRRRSTRSYKVPDPPGLFDGHVWPMYQKYKQEMEANGVEVVYLDGMKSREELFHQVLEDIQNSLLNHHP from the exons ATGAAGTACATTGTGGGCATTGGAGG CATGACCAACGGGGGTAAGACCACACTGACCAACAGCCTGCTCAAGGTGCTGCCCAACTGCTGTGTGATCCACCAGGATGACTTTTTCAAG CCCCAAGATCAAATCGCAGTTGGGGAGGACGGCTTCAAGCAGTGGGATG TACTGGAGTCCCTGGACATGGAGGCCATGCTGAATACTGTGCAGGCCTGGGTGAGCAACCCCCGGAAGTTTGCCCGTTCCCACGGCGTCAGCATCCAACCAAACACCTTGGATACCCACATCCTCATTTTGGAAGGCTTCCTGCTCTACAGCTACAA GCCCCTGGTGGACTTCTACAGCCAACGGTACTTCCTGACTGTCCCCTATGAAGAGTGCAAGCGCAGGAGGAG TACTCGCAGCTACAAGGTCCCCGATCCCCCCGGCCTCTTTGACGGCCACGTGTGGCCCATGTACCAGAAGTATAAGCAAGAGATGGAGGCCAATGGCGTGGAAGTAG TGTACCTGGATGGCATGAAGTCCCGGGAGGAACTTTTCCATCAGGTGTTGGAAGACATTCAGAACTCACTCCTGAACCACCACCCCTAG